A single window of Athene noctua chromosome 1, bAthNoc1.hap1.1, whole genome shotgun sequence DNA harbors:
- the PNLDC1 gene encoding poly(A)-specific ribonuclease PNLDC1 isoform X4 has protein sequence MEFTGLYSTFSQNNEPSLFDSPAERYLKARQSVQRFTVTQLGLAIFSNENSNEYVVHSYNFFLFPSTLGATDVEFNLSASSIQFLSHYGFDYNKFIKDGIPYMNEVQEKILSQHLLAGSWKVSSALDRDMLKKAVDEVTSWITAAEEEETMILQDLSGYQMFEVQLVLRQALQNVWTQPLGDKKVMVKKVSPQRRQLLENSPYDYCKKELILLSARGFTNLFQTLVKAKKPLVGHNMLMDLMHLHDKFYKPLPESYDEFKRNIHNLFPVLIDTKTVTKSIWKKYLFPRVSNLFEVYAVLCSSNLNPKEPPGPVITLASDCSKYAEKKSPHEAGYDAFLCGSVLLKSAHLLLCRSTECSDAVEADHSFSQYLTVLAEYLNKVNFIRGGVSSINFSGEDPPCHYPPLLVVHVQGWPGLNERQIYQEFKALCRFDVRRLSKNQFILLASKFKQVRLVLRDYKNHPHLRISVYRHWRHSPLVNCLLHTVENSVVGANSRFKGHPSHEVVTARLMKGGFLA, from the exons GGCTGGCAATATTCTCAAATGAAAATTCAAACGa GTATGTTGTGCATTCATacaacttttttctctttccctcaaCACTGGGAGCTACGGATGTCGAATTCAACCTCTCTGCATCTAGCATTCAGTTCCTTTCTCATTATGGCTTTGACTATAATAAG TTCATCAAAGATGGAATCCCATACATGAATGAGGTACAGGAGAAGATCCTTAGCCAGCATCTCTTAGCAGGTAGCTGGAAAGTCAGCAG TGCCCTGGACAGGGACATGCTGAAGAAAGCTGTTGATGAAGTGACCAGTTGGATaactgcagcagaggaggaggagactaTGATTCTGCAGGATCTGAGTG gCTATCAGATGTTTGAAGTTCAGCTGGTTCTGAGACAGGCTCTCCAAAATGTTTGGACACAGCCTCTTGGAGACAAGAAG GTAATGGTGAAAAAAGTGAGTCCACAACGTCGTCAGCTTCTGGAGAACTCTCCTTATGACTACTGCAAGAAGGAGCTCATTCTCCTGTCTGCCCGGGGCTTCACTAACCTCTTTCAGACACTTGTTAAAGCCAAGAAG CCCCTGGTGGGACACAACATGCTTATGGACCTTATGCATCTTCATGACAAGTTCTACAAGCCCCTTCCAG aaagctaTGATGAGTTTAAAAGGAATATTCACAACCTGTTTCCTGTCCTTATTGACACCAAGACTGTAACAAAATCCATCTGGAAG AAATATCTGTTTCCACGAGTATCTAATCTCTTTGAAGTATATGCAGTTTTGTGCAG CAGCAACCTAAATCCCAAAGAACCACCAGGCCCAGTGATAACTCTTGCAAGTGACTGCTCAAAATACG CTGAGAAGAAATCTCCTCATGAGGCAGGCTATGATGCGTTTCTCTGTGGTTCAG TTCTTCTGAAGTCAGCTCATTTACTACTGTGCAGATCCACAGA atgtagTGATGCAGTGGAGGCTGATCATTCTTTCTCTCAGTATCTCACCGTGTTAGCTGAGTATCTGAACAAAGTGAATTTCATCCGAGGTGGTGTTTCCAGCATT AATTTTTCTGGGGAAGATCCTCCCTGCCATTATCCCCCTCTCTTGGTTGTCCATGTCCAAGGCTGGCCAGGGCTGAATGAAAGGCAGATTTACCAAGAGTTTAAAGCTCTTTGTCGCTTTGATGTCAGACGGCTTTCAAAGAATCAGTTCATTCTACTTGCCAGTAAATTTAAGCA AGTCAGGCTTGTTCTGCGAGATTATAAGAATCACCCTCATCTCCGGATTTCCGTCTATCGCCACTGGAGGCACTCCCCACTCGTGAACTGCCTGCTGCA CACAGTTGAAAACTCAGTAGTAGGAGCGAATTCCAGATTCAAGGGGCACCCCTCTCATGAGGTGGTGACAGCAAGGCT
- the PNLDC1 gene encoding poly(A)-specific ribonuclease PNLDC1 isoform X6 has protein sequence MKIQTSMLCIHTTFFSFPQHWELRMSNSTSLHLAFSSFLIMALTIISALDRDMLKKAVDEVTSWITAAEEEETMILQDLSGYQMFEVQLVLRQALQNVWTQPLGDKKVMVKKVSPQRRQLLENSPYDYCKKELILLSARGFTNLFQTLVKAKKPLVGHNMLMDLMHLHDKFYKPLPESYDEFKRNIHNLFPVLIDTKTVTKSIWKKYLFPRVSNLFEVYAVLCSSNLNPKEPPGPVITLASDCSKYAEKKSPHEAGYDAFLCGSVLLKSAHLLLCRSTECSDAVEADHSFSQYLTVLAEYLNKVNFIRGGVSSINFSGEDPPCHYPPLLVVHVQGWPGLNERQIYQEFKALCRFDVRRLSKNQFILLASKFKQVRLVLRDYKNHPHLRISVYRHWRHSPLVNCLLHTVENSVVGANSRFKGHPSHEVVTARLMKGGFLA, from the exons ATGAAAATTCAAACGa GTATGTTGTGCATTCATacaacttttttctctttccctcaaCACTGGGAGCTACGGATGTCGAATTCAACCTCTCTGCATCTAGCATTCAGTTCCTTTCTCATTATGGCTTTGACTATAATAAG TGCCCTGGACAGGGACATGCTGAAGAAAGCTGTTGATGAAGTGACCAGTTGGATaactgcagcagaggaggaggagactaTGATTCTGCAGGATCTGAGTG gCTATCAGATGTTTGAAGTTCAGCTGGTTCTGAGACAGGCTCTCCAAAATGTTTGGACACAGCCTCTTGGAGACAAGAAG GTAATGGTGAAAAAAGTGAGTCCACAACGTCGTCAGCTTCTGGAGAACTCTCCTTATGACTACTGCAAGAAGGAGCTCATTCTCCTGTCTGCCCGGGGCTTCACTAACCTCTTTCAGACACTTGTTAAAGCCAAGAAG CCCCTGGTGGGACACAACATGCTTATGGACCTTATGCATCTTCATGACAAGTTCTACAAGCCCCTTCCAG aaagctaTGATGAGTTTAAAAGGAATATTCACAACCTGTTTCCTGTCCTTATTGACACCAAGACTGTAACAAAATCCATCTGGAAG AAATATCTGTTTCCACGAGTATCTAATCTCTTTGAAGTATATGCAGTTTTGTGCAG CAGCAACCTAAATCCCAAAGAACCACCAGGCCCAGTGATAACTCTTGCAAGTGACTGCTCAAAATACG CTGAGAAGAAATCTCCTCATGAGGCAGGCTATGATGCGTTTCTCTGTGGTTCAG TTCTTCTGAAGTCAGCTCATTTACTACTGTGCAGATCCACAGA atgtagTGATGCAGTGGAGGCTGATCATTCTTTCTCTCAGTATCTCACCGTGTTAGCTGAGTATCTGAACAAAGTGAATTTCATCCGAGGTGGTGTTTCCAGCATT AATTTTTCTGGGGAAGATCCTCCCTGCCATTATCCCCCTCTCTTGGTTGTCCATGTCCAAGGCTGGCCAGGGCTGAATGAAAGGCAGATTTACCAAGAGTTTAAAGCTCTTTGTCGCTTTGATGTCAGACGGCTTTCAAAGAATCAGTTCATTCTACTTGCCAGTAAATTTAAGCA AGTCAGGCTTGTTCTGCGAGATTATAAGAATCACCCTCATCTCCGGATTTCCGTCTATCGCCACTGGAGGCACTCCCCACTCGTGAACTGCCTGCTGCA CACAGTTGAAAACTCAGTAGTAGGAGCGAATTCCAGATTCAAGGGGCACCCCTCTCATGAGGTGGTGACAGCAAGGCT